One part of the Georgfuchsia toluolica genome encodes these proteins:
- a CDS encoding methyl-accepting chemotaxis protein, translating into MFSIRNMKVSVRLALAFGLGLLLLGAIPFLGLERMAKLNEMTVEIASDRIPMLKWSNAADLAISDIVNSSYGLLLTRDAAFAEKEKTKLADARTMLAENIEKLGKTVSSEKDKEILQAMTAAESTFFTKIDEALKLQSDGKNEEALTHLLTDTRDARNALMKQADAMVELQNQSVADGMKNAAEAYQDGRILVLWISGFAILLAISLSWWIMRSVTQPLNGVMAIMQRMANADMSDWIETTAKDEIGQMLEALKIISKSIKKIRRVVSEGTDAIGTASEQIASGNADLSQRTEQQASSLEETASSMEELTSTVRLNAENAKQANQLAAGASAVAVKGGQVVGQVVETMSSINESSKKIVDIISVIDGIAFQTNILALNAAVEAARAGEQGWGFAVVATEVRTLAQRSAAAAKEIKQLIGDSVHKVEAGTRLVDEAGKTMEQIVSSVKRVTDIMSEIAAASQEQGHGIEEVNQAIVQMDRVTQQNAALVEEAAAAAESMQEQVQKLAQAVAVFMSSERPVVAVRQQKPEMPLTQAIAIHDAPKARRLSIAHGFGHAAEKPENDQWTEL; encoded by the coding sequence ATGTTTTCAATCAGAAACATGAAGGTCAGTGTCCGGCTCGCGTTGGCGTTTGGACTGGGGCTGCTGCTGCTGGGGGCCATTCCGTTTCTGGGATTAGAGCGCATGGCGAAGCTTAACGAGATGACAGTCGAGATCGCTAGCGACCGGATTCCAATGTTGAAATGGTCGAACGCGGCCGATCTCGCGATCAGCGATATCGTCAACTCGAGCTATGGATTGCTGCTCACGCGAGATGCGGCCTTTGCCGAGAAAGAAAAAACGAAACTCGCCGATGCGCGCACTATGCTCGCAGAAAACATTGAAAAACTCGGCAAAACGGTTTCCTCTGAGAAGGACAAGGAGATACTTCAGGCTATGACGGCGGCAGAGAGCACATTCTTCACCAAAATTGACGAGGCCCTCAAGCTGCAATCTGACGGCAAGAATGAGGAGGCCTTAACGCACCTGCTGACCGACACGCGGGATGCACGCAACGCTCTCATGAAACAAGCTGATGCCATGGTCGAATTACAGAATCAATCCGTCGCCGATGGGATGAAGAACGCGGCAGAGGCCTATCAGGACGGACGTATCCTTGTGCTGTGGATCAGTGGATTCGCCATTCTGCTGGCGATCAGCCTGAGCTGGTGGATCATGCGCAGCGTCACGCAGCCCTTGAATGGAGTGATGGCAATAATGCAGCGCATGGCCAATGCGGATATGAGTGACTGGATCGAAACCACCGCGAAAGATGAGATCGGCCAGATGCTGGAGGCGTTGAAAATCATAAGCAAAAGCATAAAGAAGATCAGGCGCGTAGTTAGCGAGGGGACGGATGCGATCGGCACGGCTTCGGAACAGATCGCCAGCGGCAACGCCGACCTGTCGCAGCGGACCGAGCAGCAGGCGAGTTCGCTGGAAGAGACGGCGAGCTCGATGGAAGAACTGACCAGCACGGTGAGGCTGAACGCGGAGAATGCGAAGCAGGCCAATCAACTGGCGGCGGGAGCTTCCGCGGTGGCGGTGAAGGGCGGCCAGGTGGTGGGGCAGGTGGTGGAGACCATGAGCTCGATCAACGAGAGTTCAAAAAAGATCGTGGACATTATCTCGGTTATTGACGGCATTGCGTTCCAGACCAACATCCTGGCGCTGAACGCGGCGGTGGAAGCGGCGCGGGCAGGCGAGCAAGGGTGGGGTTTTGCGGTGGTGGCGACGGAAGTGCGCACGCTGGCGCAGAGGAGCGCGGCGGCGGCCAAGGAGATCAAGCAATTGATCGGCGACTCGGTGCACAAGGTGGAGGCTGGCACGCGGCTGGTGGATGAAGCGGGCAAGACCATGGAGCAGATCGTGTCCTCGGTGAAGCGGGTGACCGACATCATGAGCGAGATTGCGGCGGCGTCACAGGAGCAGGGCCATGGCATCGAAGAGGTGAACCAGGCGATCGTGCAGATGGATCGTGTGACGCAACAGAACGCGGCGCTGGTGGAGGAAGCAGCCGCGGCCGCGGAATCGATGCAGGAGCAGGTGCAGAAACTGGCGCAGGCGGTGGCGGTGTTCATGTCGAGCGAGCGCCCAGTGGTGGCAGTGAGGCAACAGAAGCCCGAGATGCCGCTGACGCAGGCGATCGCCATACACGACGCTCCCAAGGCGCGACGCCTGAGCATCGCGCACGGGTTCGGCCATGCGGCTGAGAAGCCCGAAAACGACCAATGGACCGAGCTATGA
- a CDS encoding chemotaxis protein CheW, with protein MAEERAGSEYLTFTLGQEEYGIEILKVQEIRGYEAVTRIANAPEFIKGVMNLRGIIVPIVDMRIKFNLGKVEYDEFTVVIILNVVGRVVGIVVDSVSDVIQLGAEQIRAVPDFSSSTFDTQYITGLGTIEQRMLILVDIEKLMSGADMALIEQATLQ; from the coding sequence GTGGCGGAGGAGCGGGCGGGCAGTGAATACCTGACATTCACGCTGGGCCAGGAAGAGTACGGCATCGAGATACTGAAGGTACAGGAGATACGGGGCTATGAGGCGGTGACGCGGATTGCGAATGCACCCGAATTCATCAAGGGCGTGATGAACCTGCGCGGCATCATAGTGCCGATCGTGGACATGCGGATCAAGTTCAATCTGGGCAAGGTGGAATACGACGAGTTCACGGTGGTGATCATTCTGAACGTGGTGGGGCGGGTGGTGGGGATCGTGGTGGACAGCGTATCGGATGTAATTCAGTTGGGGGCGGAGCAAATCCGGGCGGTGCCGGATTTTTCCTCATCGACTTTCGATACCCAATACATCACTGGGCTGGGCACCATTGAGCAGCGCATGCTGATCCTGGTGGATATCGAGAAACTGATGTCGGGGGCCGACATGGCCCTGATCGAGCAGGCAACGCTGCAATAA
- a CDS encoding methyl-accepting chemotaxis protein — translation MIKKLTLKQKYAIGLVLVVVVSLFNLAGVRYLSKGARFYHLERLYLAENMEMRRALEAVEYGTPLAATVSRAGFLAHIARDKELAETAVTELFWIERKLFQAVGHGAVLALPEDAIRNLLRMRETIEIEPGQAMTPALVAKLKPNFAKLLDIGDKFGPAVGDAVDFLQSVIWTVTVLGAFLLIGIFVVLRRSTLASLEAALEITRKIAAGDLTGRIETSSTDELGVLLGALKDMNKNLKGIVTEVREGADVISTASEQIASGNADLSQRTEQQASSLEETASSMEELTSTVKLNAENAKQANQLAAGASAVAVKGGLVVGQVVETMSSINESSKKIVDIISVIDGIAFQTNILALNAAVEAARAGEQGRGFAVVATEVRALAQRSAAAAKEIKQLIGDSVHKVEAGTRLVDEAGKTMEQIVSSVKRVTDIMGEIAAASQEQGHGIEEVNQAIVQMDRVTQQNAALVEEAAAAAESMQEQAQSLAQAVAVFKLGEGMERPVSLVRERKHGVPRSRPIVTHAPAHKPLDAGAPTERRLSIAHGFGHAAEKPENDQWTEL, via the coding sequence ATGATAAAAAAATTGACGCTGAAGCAGAAGTACGCCATCGGGCTTGTTCTCGTAGTCGTGGTGTCGCTTTTTAACCTGGCAGGGGTGCGTTACCTGAGCAAGGGTGCGCGCTTCTATCATCTTGAGCGCCTGTATCTTGCGGAGAACATGGAAATGCGCCGAGCACTCGAGGCGGTAGAGTATGGCACACCGCTCGCCGCGACTGTGTCGCGAGCTGGCTTCCTGGCGCACATCGCACGCGACAAGGAATTGGCTGAAACGGCAGTAACCGAGCTGTTCTGGATAGAAAGGAAATTATTTCAGGCGGTTGGCCACGGCGCAGTGCTTGCCCTGCCGGAGGACGCCATACGGAATCTGCTGCGCATGCGCGAGACCATAGAGATCGAGCCGGGGCAGGCGATGACGCCGGCACTGGTCGCAAAACTTAAGCCGAATTTTGCCAAACTCCTCGACATTGGCGACAAATTCGGCCCCGCGGTCGGCGACGCCGTGGACTTCCTGCAAAGCGTCATCTGGACGGTGACGGTCTTGGGGGCATTCCTGCTCATTGGTATCTTTGTGGTTCTGCGGCGTAGCACGCTGGCGTCGCTCGAAGCAGCGCTGGAAATCACGCGCAAGATTGCGGCGGGGGATCTGACGGGCCGTATTGAGACCAGCTCGACCGACGAGTTGGGTGTGTTGCTTGGCGCGCTCAAGGACATGAATAAAAACCTGAAGGGAATCGTGACCGAAGTGAGGGAGGGCGCTGATGTCATCTCCACGGCTTCGGAACAGATCGCCAGCGGCAACGCCGACCTGTCGCAGCGGACCGAGCAGCAGGCGAGTTCGCTGGAAGAGACGGCGAGCTCGATGGAAGAACTGACCAGCACGGTGAAGCTGAACGCGGAGAATGCGAAGCAGGCCAATCAACTGGCGGCGGGAGCTTCCGCGGTGGCGGTGAAGGGCGGCCTGGTAGTGGGGCAGGTGGTGGAGACCATGAGTTCGATCAACGAGAGTTCGAAAAAGATCGTGGACATTATCTCGGTTATTGACGGCATTGCGTTCCAGACCAACATCCTGGCGCTGAACGCGGCGGTGGAAGCGGCGCGGGCAGGCGAGCAAGGGCGGGGTTTTGCGGTGGTGGCGACGGAAGTGCGCGCGCTGGCGCAGAGGAGTGCGGCGGCGGCCAAGGAGATCAAGCAATTGATCGGCGACTCGGTGCACAAGGTGGAGGCTGGCACGCGGCTGGTGGATGAAGCGGGCAAGACCATGGAGCAGATCGTGTCCTCGGTGAAGCGGGTGACCGACATCATGGGCGAGATTGCGGCGGCGTCACAGGAGCAGGGCCATGGCATCGAAGAGGTGAACCAGGCGATCGTGCAGATGGATCGTGTGACGCAGCAGAACGCGGCGCTGGTGGAGGAAGCGGCCGCAGCCGCGGAGTCGATGCAGGAACAGGCGCAATCCCTGGCGCAGGCGGTAGCGGTGTTCAAGTTGGGTGAGGGCATGGAGCGCCCGGTCTCGCTGGTGAGGGAGCGCAAACATGGGGTGCCCCGGTCGCGGCCAATTGTCACGCATGCGCCGGCGCACAAGCCACTCGATGCTGGCGCGCCTACTGAGCGACGCCTGAGCATCGCGCACGGGTTCGGCCATGCGGCTGAGAAGCCCGAAAACGACCAATGGACCGAGCTATGA
- a CDS encoding chemotaxis protein CheW: MTKSFSGGGAVAPSAVVEEQAGSEYLTFTLGQEEYGIEILKVQEIRGYEAVTRIANAPEFIKGVMNLRGIIVPIVDMRIKFNLGKVEYDEFTVVIILNVVGRVVGIVVDSVSDVIQLGAEQIRAVPDFSSSTFDTQYITGLGTIEQRMLILVDIEKLMSGADMALIEQTTLQ, encoded by the coding sequence GTGACGAAATCATTCTCGGGGGGAGGCGCGGTTGCGCCGTCGGCGGTGGTGGAGGAGCAGGCGGGCAGTGAATACCTGACATTCACGCTGGGCCAGGAAGAGTACGGCATCGAGATACTGAAGGTACAGGAGATACGGGGCTACGAGGCGGTGACGCGGATTGCGAATGCACCCGAATTCATCAAGGGCGTGATGAACCTGCGCGGCATCATAGTGCCGATCGTGGACATGCGGATCAAGTTCAATCTGGGCAAGGTGGAATACGACGAGTTCACGGTGGTGATCATTCTGAACGTGGTGGGGCGGGTGGTGGGGATCGTGGTGGACAGCGTATCGGATGTAATTCAGTTGGGGGCGGAGCAAATCCGGGCGGTGCCGGATTTTTCCTCATCGACTTTCGATACCCAATACATCACTGGGCTGGGCACCATTGAGCAGCGCATGCTGATCCTGGTGGATATCGAGAAACTGATGTCGGGGGCCGACATGGCCCTGATCGAGCAGACGACGCTGCAATAA
- a CDS encoding CheR family methyltransferase codes for MQQQRDSLVDDVRQIGDEFEFTDDDFHRICGLIQSRAGIRLGHNKRAMVYSRLGRRLRKLNIASFKEYLDCMESGTGEEFAAFINALTTNLTYFYRETHHFSVLRSFLESGGLPRGATIWSAGCSTGEEAYSIAMVLATVRGLRPQNGQVVASDIDTSVLEHAERGVYTEERVKNVPPADLKRFFLGGMGDNAGFVKVRPELRQLITFRQINLHGTSWAVRVPVKVIFCRNVMIYFDAPSRRRILERFAAQLDPGGLLFLGHAENIADFGGVFRSLGQTAYMRTDCDA; via the coding sequence GTGCAACAGCAACGGGACTCCCTTGTCGATGACGTCCGACAGATAGGCGATGAATTCGAGTTTACGGATGACGATTTTCATCGTATATGCGGACTGATACAGTCACGCGCAGGAATACGGCTTGGACACAATAAACGAGCGATGGTCTACAGCCGTCTTGGGCGGCGGTTGCGCAAGCTCAATATTGCGTCGTTCAAGGAATATCTCGATTGCATGGAGTCCGGCACGGGCGAGGAGTTCGCCGCTTTCATCAATGCCCTGACCACGAATCTGACGTATTTCTACCGCGAGACGCACCACTTTTCGGTACTCCGGTCGTTCCTTGAAAGCGGCGGCCTGCCACGTGGCGCGACCATCTGGTCGGCCGGCTGTTCGACCGGCGAGGAGGCCTATTCCATTGCAATGGTGCTCGCAACAGTACGGGGATTGCGGCCGCAGAACGGGCAGGTCGTGGCGAGCGATATCGATACCAGCGTGCTCGAACATGCAGAACGCGGAGTCTATACCGAGGAACGCGTGAAGAATGTTCCGCCCGCGGACCTGAAACGTTTTTTTCTGGGAGGAATGGGCGACAACGCCGGCTTCGTCAAAGTGCGGCCGGAATTGAGGCAGCTCATCACCTTTCGTCAGATTAATCTGCACGGAACCAGCTGGGCCGTGCGCGTGCCGGTGAAGGTGATCTTTTGCCGGAATGTGATGATCTACTTCGACGCGCCGTCCAGGCGCCGGATTCTCGAACGCTTCGCCGCGCAGCTGGATCCGGGCGGGCTGTTATTCCTCGGGCACGCTGAAAATATCGCCGACTTTGGCGGCGTGTTCCGGTCGTTGGGGCAGACAGCTTACATGCGTACTGACTGCGATGCTTGA
- the cheD gene encoding chemoreceptor glutamine deamidase CheD: protein MLDSEINPAQPTTPNHLYFDSSIERWVAKLLPGQYLASANETVIVTVLGSCVAACLYDSVAGVFGMNHFMLPGGSGQASKSMRYGAYAMEVLLNEMFKLGARRERLHAKIVGGAAVLPDMKLLNVGARNAVFVVDYLNTEGISILSSDLEGQYARKVYLYGATGRVRVRQLRALKNDTVRRRDAEYLSRLQQAQIEGEISLFK, encoded by the coding sequence ATGCTTGATTCTGAAATCAACCCAGCGCAACCAACGACGCCCAACCACCTTTATTTCGACAGCTCCATCGAAAGATGGGTAGCCAAGCTTCTGCCTGGACAGTATTTGGCGAGTGCCAACGAAACGGTGATCGTTACGGTACTGGGCTCGTGCGTCGCTGCGTGCCTGTACGACAGCGTAGCCGGAGTGTTCGGAATGAATCACTTCATGCTTCCTGGAGGTAGCGGACAGGCAAGCAAGTCCATGCGTTATGGCGCGTATGCAATGGAAGTCCTGCTCAACGAGATGTTCAAGCTCGGTGCGCGCCGTGAGCGGCTGCATGCGAAGATCGTCGGCGGAGCGGCGGTGTTGCCGGACATGAAGTTGCTGAACGTGGGGGCGCGCAACGCCGTTTTCGTCGTTGACTATCTCAACACCGAGGGCATTTCAATCCTGTCTTCCGATCTGGAGGGACAATACGCGCGCAAGGTCTACCTTTACGGAGCAACGGGGCGAGTCAGAGTAAGACAATTGCGCGCTTTGAAAAACGATACCGTGCGGCGTCGCGACGCGGAATATTTGTCGCGCCTGCAACAGGCGCAAATCGAAGGCGAGATCAGCTTGTTCAAATGA
- a CDS encoding protein-glutamate methylesterase/protein-glutamine glutaminase, with product MNSQKKIRVLVVDDSALMRLLLSELIGAEADMEVVGVASDPYIARAMIRSHNPDVITLDVEMPRMDGLKFLENLMRLRPMPVLMVSTLTEKGSDISLRALELGAVDFVSKPKLDIAHTMNECGGEIVEKIRAAAHARILNRPREPLCPLPKIWERRTLSTEHLIAVGASTGGTEAIKTLLVSLPPDGPGIVIAQHMPEGFTRSFAARLDSLSRMRVKEGEDGERVLPGHAYIAPGHSHMLLQRSGANYLLRLSQSEPVNRHRPSVDVLFKSVAAHAGPNAIGVILTGMGKDGAQGILDMHHAGAHTLAQDEASCVVFGMPKEAIAIGAIDEVVSIGDIPAHLMRQVVTMGPRSVRI from the coding sequence ATGAACTCACAGAAAAAAATCCGGGTTCTGGTGGTGGACGATTCAGCATTGATGAGGTTGCTGCTTAGCGAGCTGATCGGGGCCGAGGCGGACATGGAGGTGGTCGGCGTCGCGAGCGATCCCTATATCGCACGCGCGATGATTCGCTCGCACAATCCTGACGTCATCACTCTGGACGTCGAAATGCCGAGGATGGACGGGCTCAAGTTTCTGGAGAACCTGATGCGGTTGCGGCCAATGCCGGTGCTGATGGTGTCCACGCTCACGGAAAAGGGATCTGACATCAGTCTGCGCGCGCTCGAACTCGGCGCCGTGGATTTCGTCTCCAAGCCGAAACTGGATATCGCGCACACAATGAATGAATGCGGCGGGGAAATCGTCGAAAAAATTCGCGCCGCGGCACATGCTCGCATTCTTAATCGCCCGCGCGAACCATTGTGTCCACTACCGAAGATATGGGAGCGGCGGACGCTCTCGACCGAACATCTGATCGCGGTCGGGGCCTCCACTGGCGGGACGGAGGCCATAAAAACACTCCTTGTGAGCTTGCCGCCGGATGGGCCGGGCATAGTTATCGCGCAGCATATGCCGGAGGGGTTCACCCGGTCGTTCGCGGCGCGACTCGACAGCCTTTCCCGGATGAGAGTGAAGGAGGGGGAGGATGGCGAACGCGTATTGCCGGGACACGCGTACATCGCACCGGGTCATTCGCATATGTTGCTACAGCGCAGCGGCGCGAACTACTTGCTGCGGCTGAGCCAATCCGAGCCGGTGAACCGGCACCGGCCGTCGGTCGACGTGCTGTTTAAATCGGTTGCGGCGCACGCCGGTCCGAACGCGATCGGCGTGATTTTGACCGGCATGGGCAAGGATGGTGCCCAGGGGATACTGGATATGCACCACGCTGGCGCCCATACGCTGGCGCAGGATGAGGCCAGTTGCGTTGTGTTCGGCATGCCCAAGGAAGCCATTGCGATCGGTGCGATCGACGAAGTTGTCTCAATCGGGGACATCCCCGCGCATCTGATGAGGCAGGTTGTCACCATGGGGCCGCGTTCGGTGCGCATCTGA
- a CDS encoding protein-glutamate methylesterase/protein-glutamine glutaminase: MTIRVLIIDDSPLVRGVLQTIINEQSDMQVVGAAPDAIVARDMVRLLNPDVITLDIEMPKVDGLSFLRQLMEEAPRPVLMVSSHTEIGSDITFRALEIGAVDFVTKPKMNSQDGQNYGEMIAQKIRAAACARVNVRAPNRVPDAVAKPPESSESRKELAVDTPHVVVMGASTGGTEAIRVILEMMPTSCPPILIVQHIPENFTQPFAERLDRFCEIVVKQAENGEPLLPGHAYIAPGDIHLMMRSTGPHRYCAALVQARPVNLHRPSIDALFSSAAKSIGSGSIGVILSGMGKDGPAGLLKMKNSGARTIVQDEQTSVVFGMAQDAIALDAVDEILPLEKIGKRLLDIAEAPVDKAV; the protein is encoded by the coding sequence ATGACCATTCGAGTTCTTATTATCGATGATTCCCCCCTCGTCCGGGGTGTGCTTCAGACTATTATCAACGAGCAATCGGACATGCAGGTGGTGGGAGCGGCGCCCGACGCCATCGTCGCGCGCGACATGGTTCGCCTGCTCAACCCGGACGTGATCACGTTGGACATCGAAATGCCCAAGGTGGATGGGCTCAGCTTTCTCCGGCAATTGATGGAGGAGGCGCCAAGACCCGTCCTCATGGTTTCATCGCACACGGAAATCGGATCGGACATCACCTTTCGCGCGCTCGAGATCGGCGCGGTCGATTTTGTTACAAAGCCCAAGATGAATTCGCAAGACGGGCAGAACTACGGTGAAATGATTGCCCAGAAGATACGTGCCGCGGCATGCGCGCGCGTAAATGTTCGCGCGCCAAACCGGGTGCCCGATGCCGTGGCGAAGCCTCCTGAGTCCAGTGAGTCGAGAAAGGAATTGGCGGTGGATACTCCACACGTCGTCGTAATGGGGGCATCCACCGGGGGTACCGAGGCAATTCGCGTGATTCTTGAAATGATGCCGACATCATGCCCACCGATTCTGATTGTGCAGCATATCCCGGAGAATTTTACGCAGCCATTTGCTGAACGGCTCGACCGGTTTTGTGAAATCGTGGTGAAGCAAGCCGAGAATGGCGAGCCTCTCCTGCCTGGGCATGCCTACATTGCGCCCGGCGATATCCACTTGATGATGCGCAGCACCGGTCCGCATCGTTACTGTGCCGCACTGGTACAGGCTCGACCCGTAAATCTACATCGACCATCCATTGACGCGCTTTTCAGTTCCGCTGCAAAAAGCATCGGCAGCGGTTCGATCGGTGTGATCCTTTCCGGCATGGGCAAGGATGGCCCGGCGGGGTTGCTCAAAATGAAGAACAGCGGCGCACGCACCATAGTCCAGGACGAACAAACGTCGGTGGTGTTCGGCATGGCACAGGATGCGATCGCGCTGGATGCCGTGGATGAAATTCTTCCGCTCGAGAAAATCGGGAAGCGGCTGCTGGACATAGCGGAGGCGCCTGTCGACAAGGCAGTGTAG
- a CDS encoding protein kinase domain-containing protein, translating to MRVLVIDDDVAFRHLLTGMLAFVGADIKVEHYDPVEKGCPTAEFGLVAFDLIFLDYHLGQEDGLKWLREFKSRPGCPPIVLMTGQGDEALAVQAIKLGAADYLVKQRISGETLARIVQEAKDARKEQAASTLQFIHENPGGAELKIEGYRVIREIGQGATSRVYLIEPEAGGEPIIAKVLLEEFIQNQDYLARFLKEYQIAGRIKSPYVAKIFNYGFSDSSVYILMEYLPGGDVRDLFTSRQVDQGRIMAIFRQVLLALRDIHAAGVVHRDLKPHNIMFRKDGSVALVDFGIARILDEPGVTQQGTLLGTPTYVSPETILGGVADARSDLYSAGIMLYQMLAKKAPFQGNSAEEILQQHVSAPVSPLPRSQDDFQALIDALLAKDPDARPPSAEATLKLIDRLYYE from the coding sequence ATGCGGGTGTTGGTGATCGATGACGATGTCGCTTTTCGGCACCTGCTGACGGGGATGCTTGCGTTCGTCGGTGCCGATATCAAAGTCGAGCACTACGATCCGGTGGAAAAGGGCTGTCCGACCGCAGAGTTCGGCCTGGTCGCCTTCGACCTGATATTTCTGGACTACCACCTTGGTCAGGAAGACGGCTTGAAATGGCTTCGTGAATTTAAATCCAGGCCAGGCTGCCCGCCAATCGTCCTCATGACCGGGCAGGGAGACGAGGCGTTAGCGGTGCAGGCGATAAAGCTTGGCGCCGCCGACTATCTCGTAAAACAGCGTATCTCAGGGGAAACGCTGGCGCGAATCGTGCAAGAGGCAAAAGATGCCCGCAAGGAGCAGGCCGCAAGCACCCTGCAGTTTATCCACGAGAATCCCGGCGGCGCCGAATTGAAAATTGAGGGATATCGGGTGATCCGAGAAATCGGACAGGGCGCAACATCGCGCGTTTATTTGATCGAACCGGAAGCGGGCGGTGAACCGATCATTGCAAAAGTATTGCTGGAAGAGTTCATCCAGAATCAGGACTACCTCGCGCGGTTTCTCAAGGAATACCAGATTGCAGGCAGGATCAAGAGCCCGTACGTTGCAAAAATTTTCAATTACGGCTTCAGCGACAGCAGCGTATATATTCTTATGGAATATCTGCCGGGCGGCGATGTGCGCGATTTGTTTACTTCACGGCAGGTCGACCAGGGACGCATCATGGCGATCTTTCGCCAGGTGCTCCTGGCGCTGCGTGACATCCATGCGGCTGGCGTCGTGCACCGTGACTTGAAGCCGCACAACATCATGTTTCGCAAGGACGGCAGTGTCGCGCTGGTCGACTTCGGGATTGCCAGAATCCTTGACGAACCCGGGGTGACCCAGCAAGGTACGTTGCTCGGTACCCCTACTTACGTGAGTCCGGAAACCATTCTGGGAGGCGTCGCGGATGCGCGTTCCGACTTGTACAGCGCCGGGATCATGCTTTATCAGATGCTGGCGAAAAAGGCGCCTTTTCAGGGAAATTCGGCCGAGGAAATATTGCAACAGCACGTTAGCGCCCCAGTTTCGCCGCTGCCGCGTTCACAGGATGACTTCCAGGCGCTCATTGACGCCCTGCTGGCGAAGGATCCCGATGCGCGCCCACCTTCCGCCGAGGCGACCCTGAAACTCATAGACCGGCTTTATTATGAGTGA
- a CDS encoding HD domain-containing phosphohydrolase, translating to MSEPPAAKRPLVLVADDAEDSRTLFAVMLKPRYDTRLVNSGTEALSAANVEPRPDLILLDVMMPDLNGYEVFKRLKANAFTADIPVIFITARTDDKDETWALRLGAADFVTKPINVSSTLLRIAAQLALRDHGRNLEHALAETKSELHRTRRMVIRRLARAMEYREGGLTHRVARITHYVKLLCAGMGVPAAHCELLAEAAPLYDIGKLGVPEAILCKTGQLSASEWKEVRRHPEIGASIIGEHQDSLLEIARVMALTHHERWDGSGYPAGLDGQAIPWPGRIMAVADAFEAMTSTRRHQEAMPIREAASRIVKESGKQFDPQVVDSFKKQLPMMIEVKNKISDELEGIHDLNFTPDSAGEARDDA from the coding sequence ATGAGTGAGCCACCCGCAGCCAAACGCCCCCTGGTGCTGGTTGCCGACGACGCGGAGGATTCGCGGACGCTGTTTGCCGTAATGCTCAAGCCGCGCTATGACACACGGCTCGTAAACAGCGGGACGGAGGCACTGAGCGCCGCCAACGTGGAACCCCGGCCGGACCTCATTCTTCTCGACGTGATGATGCCCGACCTAAACGGTTATGAAGTATTCAAGCGGCTGAAGGCGAACGCATTTACGGCCGATATTCCCGTGATTTTCATTACAGCACGGACCGACGACAAGGACGAGACGTGGGCGCTGAGGCTCGGCGCGGCGGACTTTGTGACCAAACCCATCAATGTATCGAGTACGCTGCTGCGCATCGCCGCGCAACTGGCGCTCCGCGACCACGGACGCAACCTCGAGCATGCCTTGGCCGAAACGAAGAGTGAACTGCATCGAACGCGGCGGATGGTGATTCGGCGCCTGGCGCGTGCCATGGAATACCGGGAAGGCGGCCTGACGCATCGTGTCGCGCGAATAACCCACTACGTCAAGTTGCTCTGCGCGGGGATGGGCGTGCCGGCAGCGCACTGCGAATTGCTGGCGGAGGCCGCGCCACTCTATGACATCGGAAAGCTCGGTGTGCCTGAGGCCATATTGTGTAAAACGGGCCAGCTTTCCGCGAGTGAATGGAAAGAAGTGCGGCGTCACCCCGAGATCGGCGCCAGCATTATCGGCGAGCATCAGGATTCCCTGCTCGAAATCGCGCGGGTGATGGCACTCACGCATCATGAGCGCTGGGACGGGAGCGGGTACCCGGCTGGACTCGATGGCCAGGCGATACCCTGGCCTGGCCGGATCATGGCGGTGGCCGACGCATTCGAAGCCATGACCAGCACCCGGCGGCACCAAGAAGCAATGCCGATCCGGGAAGCCGCATCCCGGATCGTGAAGGAATCCGGCAAACAGTTCGATCCGCAGGTTGTGGATTCATTCAAGAAGCAGTTGCCCATGATGATTGAAGTAAAGAACAAGATCTCCGACGAGCTCGAAGGCATTCACGATCTGAATTTCACGCCTGACTCCGCTGGCGAGGCGAGAGATGATGCTTGA